In Oreochromis aureus strain Israel breed Guangdong linkage group 6, ZZ_aureus, whole genome shotgun sequence, the genomic window AAAGAACGCGCAGAGCTGTGCAGGCCTGCCCGCGTGACGTCAGCACCGCTGGTTTCGTTTGTAGCAGGCCCTGAAAAGGAAATACAGAAATAGTTCAATGCTTGGGTACTGTGCATAGCTGCTGCTGCACTTCCTGTCATTGTGCTTTCTCACAGTCCGTTTTAGCCTAATGCTTACTTACCAGTGACAGGACAAATACTAGAAGCGCTAGAAACACTATGTACATTTATACCAGCCGCATCAGATCACAATTCACACCATCTCAGCTCTATTTAAAAAGCACCAGTTTGTAAAAAGTCACCTCAAAATAGGACCCAATCAGGccatcccctatgagcaagcactctgAGATGATCGGAAgaaaaaagtctcttttaacaggaagagacctttCGTATAACCAGGCTCAAAAAGAAGTTAATagagacaaaaacacaagaacaaaagacagaaattacatacaaacacacagcaagtaAAAAGAGGTGAGTAGAGAAGAAATAGTCAATGCATCAGGCAGTAGAATCAGTCCAAAGTGTTCAAGCAAGGCATCATTTGCTGTCAGTACAGGTGTTCCACAAGGATTCCTTCTCACTTTTATTTACCATATAAACAATATTATCACTGCTAACTCTGATGATACTGTTTCATATATCACTAGCTCTTCCCTTGATCTGGCCTTTTTTTAACCAAATAGATCATACACACATTTATAACAAGCACAATAAAAGAGACAGCAGTGCAACGGTTGTGaaaggaaaaagatgaaaaaaatccaaaaggaaTAGAATAAGCATATTACAACATAGTCTTAGGTTCTAagcagacaggggagacagagcaactatagaacacagagacataaaacaTAAGACAgagaactctaacaaagaaaccaaaagactagaaattataaataatatcaaaATCAAAGTTCAATAATAATGAAAACCCGAATCTCTGGGTCGACGACCCAGGTGTCCTAACAGTACGGGTTACAGAAATGCAGCATGTTGACTTGAGCAAATACTCAAAACTGCCACTGaacaaaaagtatagaagtgtGACACTAATGTattgaaaaaaagagactgagGAATGGAAAAGTTGGAAAAGTCGAGGGGAGCAACTGTCTCCATCTCCTGTCACATCCCTACCAAAATGGAAGTCGGACGATCTGGCCATTTTTAATCTACAGTCTGCTTTTGACACGTTTCATCAGACATAAGTTTGTTCTAAATATCTGTTGTCTATTGTTTCATTGTCTGTGTGTCACAGAGCGCTGCGTTTCGTCACAGCGGATTCTTTCCTAACTCATCACATTATCTTATgtaataagaaaaaataaaaaatgggaTGACCCTACCTGGCAAATAAGCAATGAAAACATCACTGTATGAGGTTTATTTTCAAATTATACTTCTAAAAATGCTCAGTTTCTGTTACATTTAAACATAGTAATTACAATATCTGGTTACAGGAGACTAGCCAtattcacccccccccccccattcctttttaaaaaatatatatttctctATCTGCATTTATGTATGAAGAGCCTTTATGTGAAGAAGACGCTGTAGTAAACACTAAGGTTTATTAAAGATTAGGTTTGTTCAATCCAAAAGATACATACAATGTATTTTCATGAGTAACAATGTGAGAAATAGTCTTTAACAAGAAAACACATGATGCTGGGTTTCATTTTtgcaacttcctgttttattgttgtaATTCTTTGTGAAATTAGACTGTGGTAACCTTCATGGTTTCGGTTTACCTCCTTTTAGATTAATCACTTACACTGATTAATCCCACCTGTTGTCCTTCATACCTGTTTCCAATTAGAGATCAGCTTCTTTAGTGCATTGAAGCCTAAAGTCCATTTTGTAAATCGTGGTCACTCTAAGAGTCAGAAAAGACATTTAAACTGAATGTATggtcacatatacacacaccagTGCTCTTAACCACCATTCATGAGTTTATGTCGAAAGTTCACAGCTATGgtgtaaaaatgacaaaagtcAAAGATGTGGGGTcaaattttctttcttcttcttctttttttttgtaaataacaTACACGAGTCTTTACAATAATAAAAGACGTTGTAGATTCTCAATCCAGTCAGGGACCACAGAATTGTGCAAACCCTGTAAGAGGAAATTCAGAAATAGTTCAATGCTTTGTCTCACAACTGCACTTCTAGGGAGTAACAGCTACACAATTGtgaggttaaaaatgactcTATGATTAGAAGACACTTGGGAGATTTCTGGGAAAACAGCAGGTCTCCTTGTCCCTGTCTTTACAAACACTTCAGcagaaaattgtatttttttaccTCCATCTAATCAAAACTGCAAATCAAAGAGTGAATAACAGCCTTGTAAGAACCACTTTCTGGtgttgataataataaaaatctgtTAATTTACAAAGTGATCTTTCCAAGGCACAGAATAGAAAGATCACAAAATTAGGAATAAGAACAAACAACACAGTTTAACATGCAGGCTTGGAAACAATCTTTTTACATTTgcgtaaaaaaaaatgaagcagattagtaaaaaaaacctaaacctTTCCCTTTTAGTTTACAGCTCTCTcagaaatacataaaacatCTCTGGCCAAGGTCATCAAGCTTTTAGGAGGCTCATATGCAGCTAAGGGGTCAAATTAtatctgatttgtttttaattattatataaATTCTTCATCTTGTTAAAGTCTTCTTgatatttaaaatgtctttttaaaacagACCAATTCTAATCATAAACCATCACAATTGTAGCTTCATAGACAACAAACATGTGAACACAACTTTAAGAGCAGTCACAAGACCAAGAGGACAACAAACccaattccaaaaaagttgtATAATGTGGACGCAATAAatctaaacagaaaaaaatgcaatggTTTAGCCAGGCTGGCATAGAGTCAGAGCCTTGTTGAGGCAAGCACTCAATTAAccttaactagtaatgactccATGAATAAAACTTTACCCTTTATAAGTTGCTAAGTGGCTCTTTCCACCGATTGCTTTTATATATCTCTGTTTGGACCGGTTCCTTCTAGTCTGCACACCTGCATGTCCAAAGAACATCATGTTTTTGCTCTCacagcattttaaaaatgttaattcTGTTGAAACTCTGCATTAGTATCCAGCTCTGATAATTTcagttccttctttttccaggAAAACAAGGTGTGGTATAGTTCAACTTTTTTCAGCCAATTTTGGGGGGAAGCATTTGTAAAATGCTATGAGAGTCAAGAGCTctttgattattttgttttttagaaatTGAAGCATGCAGATTAGAAGGAACCAGTCCACACAGagatatatataaaacatattccAAGTTTTACCTTGGAAACCAGTTTTTTAATGTGTGAATGACAAATTCTGATTAATACAGTGTGTGCCATGTTCCCGCACTGGTTGGCCTCATTTTCTTACGGTCTCTGAGTCTAGGTAGGAGCCCCAGGGTTCCCACTCCTTGGCCCAGTGTCTGCCTCTTCAGAGTGGTAATCAGTCCCTAATGGGTTTCCTGTGCTGTTCTAAGCGCTCTAGTTCAGTGTTCTCGTCTCTCTGGTTTCTGGTGTTTCACGAGTTTCTGAAAAGCAGTTCAGGCCTCAGAATCTTTTATCTGTCCCTGTTGAGCTAGTCATTTCCTGTTGAACCCTCCAGTGGGTGACTACTCGTGTGCCTGCCCATCCTCCTATGACCTCATCTACCACCCCAAAGCAAACCAGTGGCTCTCTATAATCATCCTTCCCACACATATCCAGGTGAGGAACCTCGCTCACCTTGCATGACTCGCCTTGTGGACTCTTTAATAGTCTCACCTGGTCTAACCAAACTCTCCTCTCTCCCGGTGAGATCTCCCTCCATCCTGTTCAATCTCCCAGCTGTACTCGCTGACATCCCCTCCTGTGCTAGTTTTCCTTGAGTTAAAGAAACTGTTGAACCGTATCACAGGAAAGGGGCTCAGACTCACTTCTCTTTGGctcttaaaacaaacaaacaaacaaaaaacatgttctGTTCAATGTTATTGAAATGCTAGAATTACTAGAACTAGAAGTTGAACAATGCTTAATCTATTTTAATCACAATAGGACCAGGTGGCTTATTCACTGAATCTCTAACCTGTAATATTTTATTAACACACTAAAAAGTCTCGGCGTGTTTTTTGGATGTATTGGCTGAAAACTTTGAATTTATCACAGGTCATTTCTACAAATATGCAGCCTGACCTCAGCGACCTTTAAATCAGCAGTGGTCAAAAGGATCATTGTGAAAGCCTGCGATGTTAACTCTTGTAAACATTCCAACATGGACTTGGGGTCAAATTCCACGTTAACATTTTTCCAGTGGCTCTCTGTGCTCAGCACTTCTACTTTGTGACTAATAGAGAAGAAGACGTaagtatatattatattttatttactttcatCGCACTGCTCCAAACATAAAACAGATTTTGAATACGCAGTGATTGTAATCATCCTTCTGCTCAACATGTTTTTGTGAAGGTTTGATTGAAGGaatgataatgttaaaaaacatACATGTTTTGAAGCATTTAACTGTGAATTACAACTGTATATTTAGTGTTTTAATAACAATATGGTTAATAAGGAGTTTTTACTTTTGATCATTActattttaattaatattttaaattaacattttagtgttttattaCATTGAGTTACACTTTAAAATTCCTTTTAGTACTTGTactatgttttattatttatcatttcttattttaatgttgtcttATTGTATCCCTGTTTTGGTTACTTCTGAAGAGGTTcctatttaaatttgttttacatCAAAAACTCTTTATATCATTCTTTATATGACAAAAtttgtcacggctggggcagcagtcatGTGGTGTTGTAAGAAAAGGACCTAAAAATGCAGGTACTGGCTCGGGTGCAAGTGAGCGTTTATTTATAGTGATGGCaaagtacaaaaacagaaaataaggaacaGGGAGCAAGTAAAACCCAGAGTGGGataaaaactaatgaacaaACCATGAAACCATACGGACACGTTATGATACGCGAGATGACACAGAGAATAGGGAGCAGAGAGACGCGGAGGTTTACCAAATGACACTGACGAGCTGACAACGAACACAGACACggacacactataaatacacacaggtaacgagggaatgagacaccaGAGGGGAACACAACTGAACCTAATTAGACACGacgagacacagaccttcaaagtaaaacaggaaattcacAAACTGTTCTACAACACAAACTCAGGGACACGAACAGAGCACAGGGAGAAGAACACAGGTAGGAATaataaaacactaaacacaagaACCAAACCCTAAGAACTAATACAactaatacaaaatcagaagaaactagaaaataataacaataaactcaaaatgcaggaccatgacaaaattaacaaaaacatgttccatatatattttctgtttaCTTGTAAACCCATCTGTTAGTGAGAGCCACTACAGTCACAATAAGAGGATATTTTCGCCTGCAGTAATTCATATTTAGCAGTTCAGCTCTGTTCAGGGACCTCATCCGGAGGTTAAATCTTTTATGCTATCATCTGATGTAAGTTTATGAGGTGGCATTAGGATCATCTGATCTGCCAGAATTCTGTCTAAACTTGAATTCATACCTTCCTTAAACTAATATTTGTTTGATTAATGTGTCCGCTGACTTTAAATCAACTTGATAAAAAATTTCTTGTAATCGTGGGTGCAGCTTTCATCTTGTTTCAAACGTCTGAGAGACTCATTGGTTCTGAACTTTGACCtgactttttctttgtcttttttttagttttagttctgAATTCTGAACCAAGATTACAAAAGATTACAAGattacaaaacacaacacatttCCTTTCAGTGATGAAACAGCACTTCTTGTTTTTCACTGCCATGCCTGCAGCCAGAGTTTTACGTTAAAATCATATATAAGTGTATGAGTGTCTTTTGAATGACTAAATTATTCACGTGCACAGGAATCAGGCAAGTGCGCATGTCTAGAAtcaatttacttgtttttatatagtgccaatCTCCAGATTCCAGATGCTTTATGTTGAAAGGCTGTGAACACGGGATCTTTAGCTGTAGATTTCACCATATCTCTCTTCCCCCTCCCATACCCTTTGTTCGGAACTTTTTCAGAACAAATTACCTCACTGAGCTGAAGACTGAAATTGTCCCGCCTCCCCgagaaaaacacatttcctcTTCTCCACTTCTAGAATTAGTGTCTCAATTTCACATCATGAATAGCATTTAAATGAAGTTCTTACTTTAATTATATACCGATGAAAGCAAAAATGTGACAATGGTTGAGAGAAAGAACTCCCATATAACAGGAAGAGGCCAACACCAggaaggggcagccatctgctgggCCCAGTTACAGGTGAGCGACAGCATACAAAGAGAGAAGGACACAAAGtgagaggtgaaaggagagTGAAAGCAAACGTTAATGAaatttagtaaaagtgtaaaaatccATGAGGAGTATAAAGAGGGGAATAGAGGAAAAATGCGCACTGCACCATGGGAAGTCCTACAGTAGTCTGAGCCTATATCGATTTGAATCATAGAGAGCGTCTGTGTCCTGAATGCAAAGTgagagctggttccacaggagaGGGGCCTGAGGAAGAACCACAGTGTGAGAGTGAAGCGCTCTACTGTCATATAATATGAAGTATTTAAGCTATGATGAGGCCTGATTGTAGAACTTTGTGTGAAAGATGAAGCATTTTAATTAAGTTCTGAATTTAATAGACATTTAATGAAAAGAAGCTAATATAAGACAAATACAATCTCTCCACAGTGAAACTCTCACTTTGGAGTTTCAGGGCAGAAATAACAAATAatatttgcttgtttgtttaagCATCACCTGAttcctgatttttttctgtgcaaaTGAAAGAAGGCAGAAGTCCACAATGGCTGAGATAAAAACTCAGCCATTGTGGCTGAGTTTGTCTTATTTGTAAAGCTGTTCACACAGCTTTACAAATAAGATGGAAATGACGTTTATGAAAATGTATCCCTGTGTACATACACACAGTGTCAGTCATTAATCTTCAGTTTTGCATGTGGATGAAAATATGTGCCACTAGATTTCTTTGTTCCTTAAGGTTTTCTCAGGCACTATTCTCTTTCTGAGTGTTTTTGATGGCAATATAAAGCTTAATATCCACTATTTGTGATTTTCTATAATTCCTTCACTACCATTCTTTactagaaagaaaaatgaacaaGATTTAGATTGTCTACATGCTCAGAATTGACTCAAATCATTAATTTATATTGTCATTAAAGGACAATAAAGCATATTTGACTTTTTGACTTATGATCAGCTTTCATTTCTCATTTTCATGTCAACATTCCCAGTAACTAAAGTTTCTcatcactttcttttttctcatttatagtATGTCTCCACCATGCGAACACCTGGCTGTGCACTCGGTCCCACACCACACCCTGACCCGGCTGGCACGGGCATGGCTGGCAGAGGACACACCAAACTTTGATCCTGCAGGAGTGTGTGTGGGCTCACGGGAAGTGGAAGCAAGGTTGCTGTGTAAAACTCCACACAGCATCCTAGCTGGGTGTCCCTTCTTCACAGCAGTGTTCACTGAAGTGGGCTGCACAGTGGACTGGATTTACCAGGAAGGAGCTGAGATCGGTAGGCATTGCATAGTTCCTTCCATAGCAGTAAAATACTAGAAAACTTCTGTGAATTTGTGTTTGTGACCTTTGCAGTAGCAAAGAACAACGCATGAGTCACATAGCAGATAATAAATGGAAATCTATCATGTATTCTATGGGCCTTCAGAAGCCAGTTTAACATCTAACAGAAAAGGTGTGAAACCACATAAAGCTAACTTGCTGCCGTCTCTATTGCCCCACTTGTTACTTTTAGAGACTTTCTGGCCCCTGAAGCTCTGATGATTCAATGGCTAAAGATCTGAgggagaaaaaaccccaaaccctGATAATGAGAAAGTCCCAGGAAACTTAAAGTTGACGTAGGTGTGGAAGACATGAATATTTACCGCCATGGGTGGGTGTGAAAAATTCAGCACTATCGAGCATGTTTGAGTTTTTTGGAGGGTTCTTTTTCTGCTCATTCCCAGCTCCATATATCtccatataattttttttactggACACCAGAATAtgtttgcatgattcacagttcaaaataatccttatttatcttacaCTGGGTCTTGGTGTGACCTCTCAGctcatcctctgtctgaaacaagctatTTAACCCATAGACAAgtttcctctgattggctgatgtttaaacagaaagtttgaacagcaggtgggtaaTGTTTCTGTGCTCATCTCCAGCCGTTGGATTGAAACAGTGATATTAGATCATTACTCTCTTTGACATCGAAAAGAACCAAGAGTTAAAAAAGATAACTAAGGCTGAGTGAACAGTCACCAGCCTTCAGCTCACAGAGATTAATTGTGCATACTCTGACATACTCATCATCTGAAAgtttggccatgtttaatatgaacaacaacagtaaatatataacagaaaataatttaacctaatagaatagaatagaatagaacttTAATTGTCTCACAAgaggaaatttggttgtaacagcagcaaaaaaaccatacatacacacagaacaggacacagaacagaaacacacacattttttacatatttacatcatggaaAATAGTTACCAAagcagagtactgtacagttattaaaattaaagtaCAGATAAGTGGCAAACCCAGGTTGTAGAGTTCAGAGCAGGatactgaaagatgtttaaatagttaagaatatttagaataattagAAAAGTACAGATTGTGTATTGTAGCTGTGCATTGAAAAGTAGACATGTAACTTCCAGTAAGTTAGTGTATATATAAACTGAGAAAAGTAATGTGCAAGTTATAACAGTACTAGTTGTTCGGTTGATAAAATAGTGCAAGTTACAgcactgatgtaaacatctatgattgttgggagcagttttgattgtacagtctgacagctgcagggaggaaggacctgcggaagcgctccttcatgcatcgaggatgcagcagtctgtcactgaaggagctctgcagttcagcaacatttagatccatggggtgggagactctgtccatcagagatgtcattttggccagagtccttctgtctcccaccacctgcactggatccagggtgcatcccagaacagagctggccttcctgatgagtttacccatcctcttcctctcagctgccgataaactgctactccaacatacaacactgtaaaaaatgtcgGAGTAGAGCTGTATCACAGACACACTAAAAAGTGGGCATACAGTATACCTGAAGagatttacttctttttttgtttttcaggaagcAAAATTCCAAAATATTTCTGTAACTATAGAACTATCTTTGGTAGGAAAACAACAATGGAGCCAAAAGGCAAAAcacaacagtaaaagaagattAAGAGCATAACAACATATCTGCTGAAagtataaaaacaggaaatgacatcaaCCACTCAACAGGGAAcggataaaaaaaaagttttttttccataaaatgAAAATTCAGTTTTCTTCTTGTAAATTACTCTCAAAGTAAATTATAGACTTTTATTCAGATCCGTTTTTATATTACCTGCTTTTATCCACAGGTGAAGATGCTGTCACCCTGACGGCTGTGGTGAGGGGCCCGGCAAACTCCCTCCTCCTCGGGGAACGACCGGCACTTAACTGCCTGGCTCGGGCATCGGGCATTGCCACCCGCTGCTCTCAGCTCCAGGCTATTGCAAAGGCACACGGCTGGCACGGGGAGGTGGCTGGCACGCGCAAGACTACTCCGGGCTTTCGTCTGGTGGAGAAGTATGCCATGTTGGTTGGCGGCGTGTCCATGCACAGACAGGATTTGAGTGGGATGGTGATGTTAAAGGACAATCATGTGTGGGCATCAGGAAGTATCTCAGAGGTGGGCACCAAAGATCAGTACATAAAAGTTAAGTAATCTAAACTCCAGCATAAAGTTCAGCAAACTGAAAGTAATGTATTTGATAATGTTGGATCCTGAATTTTTAAGACCTGATTCTAAAGCCTGAAAAACCTTCAACAAGAGACAGCAGGGCTTCATGAAATGtctatagactgtatataaaagatagatGGAGCCACCATGATATCACCCAGTGGTTTGTGGGACCTAAAGATTCGAGTTTGTTAGGGGTTATCTTTATTTTACTCTATTTACTTATAAAATtgacaaaaataagaaaataaaaaaatcatgttttcagtTTCAGACCATAAAACCAGGAAAGTATTAACTGAGGTGATAAAATGATTATTTCTTAATAGACTTCTATACAGTCTGATTTATTTTTGCAACCAGAGTTCCTGCTCCTGCCAGCTTTAGAAAGAATGGATCCATCCAAAACCTacttctgtatttttaaaaaggttttgaAAATCAGTATTTTCAATACTACTTCCAATGCCATTTTCAGTACTACTGCACTGTTTCAAATGAAATATTTGGATTTTCTGTGCCCTCCTTGCTCCCCTTCCTCACATTCTTTGTCTGTCTTCACTGTAAGTATACAGTAAAGGCAAAAACACCCCATCGATTTGTTTTGTAAATTTACAGTCACCTCAGGGAACCTTATATCAACAACAAACCTCAGACATTCAAAACCAAAAGCTTGAGGTAACGGTTTTGACAGTCAAGGGGCCATAAAAACTCAGTGCAACATGCAAACAGAAACAGGATTACATGTAGAtatgttttcctttgtttttgatGACGTCTGTCATGTGTTGGCAGAGAGGGGACTGAAGCAGGCAAAAAATACGTGAAAAGGAaggtctgatttttttttatttatttttttgctgttaCCGAAattcaacaataaataaaccctgaaagaggaagcaaaacaaGAATCCATCACAAGAAGTGTGAGTAATAACAGGAACACAAGACTGAGGAAAGATGACGGAAGCAGCGACTAGCAGTATCAGTCTGTATAcctgtgtttgcattttgtttctAAGGTTATATCTGAGAGGATGCTACGTCCAGGCAGAAAAATATTATTGAACTGAATTTTTAGATTAATCTATGTAAAATTCTGTGTACTTTTTATGGGATTTAACATaattttttaacatagtttaacaAAAGttctgaaattattttattttaaaacactaAGATTGATAAGAGGTCATGAGATTACCGAAAGCAGTCATCCTGTTTGCACAGGAAAGCAAAGAGGAAGATCGTCTGTTTTACTTTCCTGTATCTAGATTCTGTAGCTCAGGCCTCACAGCTGTCATCAGGTCAGCTGTGCTCACTAAaaagcagacaaacacaaacGCACAACCGTGTTTGCTCCCCAGGCGGTGAAAGCTGCCCGCTCGGTGTGCGGCTTCAGCAGTAAGATTGAGGTGGAGTGTCGTTCAGCAGAGGAGGCCAGGGAGGCAGCCAGAGCGGGAGCAGACGTCGTCATGCTGGACAACTTTCAACCTCAGGTGGCGAATATTATAGAAACACGAACCCAGgctgattgttgtttttgttccatGGTTACACCTCTCCTCTTTCACCTGCAGGAGCTCCGAGTCACAGCTCAGGCACTGAAGGAGGAGTTCCCTGCTCTTCTGATAGAAGCCAGTGGAGGAGTCACCCCAGAAAACGTAGCTCTGTATCTCTCCTCACATGTGGACATCGTTTCTCTGGGCTGCATAACGCAGGGCTGCCCAGTGGTGGACTTTTCACTCAAGGTTCAAAAGCCTGATGGTCGATTAAACAGGATGTTTAATCAACCGCAAAttgattgattaaaaaaatcaccaataaaatatttctaatAAAATGCCAGACTGTGGCAAATGTGATTATTGTGTTAACACATTAATACTTTCCAAGAAAGACTGCATTTAAAGTCGTCGGCTGTTGAGGCATGTTTGCTTACTCTTTATTTCTCTGTGATAAGGATCAGCGATGAGTAAAAAATAATGTTGCACTCTGCACAGTGTTGTAGGTCAAAGGAAAAGTCTTTCAGATCTCAAATACGATacgtctgatttttttttaatgctaatgCAATACAGGAAACATTACAGCCTAACTGTTATGATGAGAGatgatgagatgagatggcctttatttgtcagttgcaagTCTTTAGCCcacaaccgagatgacagaccttgtatacatacaatacaaacatcacattggggacaCAGGTCAGGCCAGGtagcgaggaaaaaaacatcgaaatatgtaacacaaaaggataatacaggaatgcacagatGTCAACACACcataacacaataaacacagacaagcaacatgggaaagtgttccagtgtgtacatctgatctgggaccgctgcaatcttCGACTGCGCCTCCAACTGACCCGATGTCCACATTAGAGGGGAGGTAAGCGTTGGAGGTGGCGTTGGGTAGGGAGGTAATATTCATTACCCCAAATTTCTCAGAGAACCAAAGAGCAACAGAACTTTGTTAAAGTCCAGAATATTATATCCCTAACAGTAGAAACAGAAGAAACTGCGTCGTGACTGCAGGATAAAGATGGATGAAACGGTTTGAgaatggtggaaaaaaaaaaaaaaaaaaaaaaaaaaaaagggatgggagttgataagaatttagcgaTTCAGGTTCCATGATTGAAATCACTTATCGGTTCGATTCTCTTTATAGTTTTAGTGATTTTATTTGTGGACAG contains:
- the LOC116331516 gene encoding nicotinate-nucleotide pyrophosphorylase [carboxylating] — encoded protein: MSPPCEHLAVHSVPHHTLTRLARAWLAEDTPNFDPAGVCVGSREVEARLLCKTPHSILAGCPFFTAVFTEVGCTVDWIYQEGAEIGEDAVTLTAVVRGPANSLLLGERPALNCLARASGIATRCSQLQAIAKAHGWHGEVAGTRKTTPGFRLVEKYAMLVGGVSMHRQDLSGMVMLKDNHVWASGSISEAVKAARSVCGFSSKIEVECRSAEEAREAARAGADVVMLDNFQPQELRVTAQALKEEFPALLIEASGGVTPENVALYLSSHVDIVSLGCITQGCPVVDFSLKVQKPDGRLNRMFNQPQID